CCAGAAAGAAATCAGGACCCGATCGGATCCCATAGAAGGCAACCAAGGCAAGCACCCTGCCGAACCCTTCTCGTAAAGACCCATCTGCCTTCGAGAAGGTGATCGCGGCGAGGCTCAACACAGCAATATCGGCTGCATGGGGACTTTCTACAAACCAGTACGGATTCCGGAAAGAATTGTCGACGCTGGACGCGATCTCCACGGTCACTTGGTTTTTAGGTAGCAGGTTACTTGCTGCACGCCGTAGGTAGCTACTTCAGCAATCGGGTGCTTGTCCTCGAATCGACATCGAGATCCAGAAAGTTCGGGTTCATGTCCGGAGTCTCACATGGCTCTACAGTTTGCTTTTCCGGAAAGCACCAAGATCGTGAGGTTCCAAATCTTTGGTGCCCCTAATGCGAAGCAATGCTTTGCGGCAGTACCTTATCCGGTTTCACATCTCTACTAACATCGAGGctgtataataaattgttACGTAGTTATGGTATATATGTAAGtaaagaaataacaaaaaaaaaaaaaatggcgtTGCATGTGAAGCTTATCTTTGTGTTTTCTAGTATTTGGCAGATCCTGTTCCgtttgttcctttttttttggctttcctGTCGCCTGTCTTGCATCCAGTCCCTCTACTTTGAACAGGCTATTTAGGGGGACCTGTTTGAGATCACTAGTTTCTATGACATCTCCTGGGGACTCCTGGGTCTGTTATCCAGTTCTTATGTGCTTCTTGGACAAGAACTGTAAGTCCAGAGTCTTCTGTGGCACGTTTGTAGTTTTTAGGGCGTCATGGATCATATGCGCTTCAGTCTCATCGGTGGGCTTCAACACTTCTGTTTCAGTGCTTAATTCGGAGTTTGCGGTCGGCGAAGGTGTTTTTTGCTCTTTACCTTCACCGGGGGAACCTACAGTGGTCCCCTTCTCGTTAAATTCGTGTGTAGCCATCGTGGAAGTTTCGGAATTCACGCTTTCAGTTTCTGATCCTGTGCGAACGAGCTGTGAACATGGCTGTCCGGCTGCTTTTGCAGATTTCGCCATTTTGAGGTCCTTCAATAACTTCATTTTGGCTATAATCGAGCTGCACTCTATCATGTCGTTGGGCCCGCTAACCACATTCTCTAGCTCTTCCTTGCTGAAACTCCATATGTCGGCGATCGGCTTAAATCCTTTCGTTTCGTTGGTAAACATGGGTCGTGACTTCATCAGCTCGGCAATTGTACGCTTTTGTTGATTTTGCGGCTGAACTGCGATTTTTGGCTGCTCCGCGACGACGGGCTGTGTAACAAAGTGATTACCCGATGCCTCTGGAAAGATCGATCGTCGCCCACCGCTCACTTTTCGATCCAATTCAGGCAAATTGGCTTTGGCTGCAATGGCTGCGGCTCTAATCCGATTCAGGTGGCCATTTCTGGTGTAGCAGTGCTCCGAATCGCTTGAGGAAGTCTCATCCCCGTCTTTCGAAAACATTactgctttttgttttcgagACTGGACTGCGATTCTTGGCTGCTCGTTGACGATGGACCGTGTAGAAAAGTGCTTATTCGATGTCTCTGGAGAGGAGATTTCAGACAATTTGGCCTTGGCTGCAATGGCTGCGGCTCTCATCTGAGTCCGGCGGCCATTTCCTGTGTAACAGGGCTCCGAATCACTTGAGGAAACCTCATCCTCTTCTTTCGAAAACAAtactgttttttgttttttaggcTGGACGGCGATTTTTGGCTGTTCCTTGACGACGGGCTGTGTAGAAAAGCGCCTATTCGATGTCTCTGGAAAGGACATTTCAGACAATTTGATATTGGCTGCAATGGCTGCGGCTCTAATCCCAGTCCGGCGACCATTAGCTTTGGATGCAATGGCTGCGGCTCTAATCTGTGTTCGGCGGCCATTTCCTGTGTAGCTGGGCTCCGAATCACTTGAGGCAGCCTCTTCCTCGTCTTCCGAAACTGTGggatttaaaattcaattcattagTTTGACTGAATCTAATCTTATATGAAAGTTGCTCAAAGAAAAAAGATTTCGTTGCTAACCTTCATACCAACATTTGCGTTTTGCGTGTCGCCGCATTTTCAGCTCCTTGGCTTTCTCTGCTTTATCATGCACTGCTGGTGTTGATTCAGCCTTTCCAGCTGCATTCGAGAGATTAGTCTCATTTTCGTAGCCCTCTTCTATGGTGCCATAGTCCAACTGTGGTCGATCCCTGTACTTGGCATAGTCGATCTGGAGATACTTCAAGTCGTCGCATGATTCGGCCATGTTAAGAGACACAAATTTTCTCTTCAGGTCCTGGCTTTTGAGTAGGGCACTGCAACGCTCGTCTAGCGTTTGCCAATCGAGAGCCCATGAGTATTGTTTATGTCGCGGTTGGAAGACCACGGTCAGAAGATCCTTGGTCATGTTGCTGGGTAGACGCAACGCCTTCAGCGACTCGTTTATTGGATCGTAGTCGGACACTGGATCTTCATGGTTTGTTATGGTCATAATCTGGTGCACATCGATGGTGGAGCTCAGCAGTTCGTACTTGACGTTGCCAATCGCTGGAGCAGGGAGCCCGCCCTCCTCCTGTCGATTTTTCATGATCCACGAACAGCGCTTTACTTCGTTATAATTTGATGATGTGGGGTGGAGGTAGAAAGCAGTCAGCCAGAATTCTGCCTCCATAAATCCATGGTCAGAGAACAATTTGGCTAGGTCAGCATAGTTTGCAGACATCTTTTGCTCCAAATCGAGCATAAAATCAACGGTTAACCCGGGATGATATCTCCACATTTCTAATGCATTTATTTGTTGCCCAATAATTTTCAGCAGCAGAGCAATCTTAGCAAATCTCCAGCCTGAAAAattctaaattaaaaaagcGCGGTGCTTAGTAAAGTTTTCGCTTTTGTTAGTTCTCATCACTTACCCGCTCTGCCAGCAATTTGTACACAAAGCTCAAAACTTCCTCATTGTTTGGTACATTTTGAAAAACCGGATCTACTTGTCTATCTTGTTCTTCGCCCACCTCAGGCTGAATCTTTTCGTCGTCATCACTGTTCTTGTAGTTGCTTATGTTGCTGGCTCGATTTCCCTTGCATATCTGCTGCTTGTAGTTGAGAATTAGGTTTACTAGATGCGGTTCAATGCAGCTGTTTCGCTGTTGTTCCATCTTCTTGAGCTCGTTTAGAAGAAAGCGCTCGCTGCTCTCGCGCTCCTCTACATAGCGATCCATTAGCTTTTTGAACTGTGGCAGGTGCTCCAGGAAATCGTGCTCGTTAAGCGACTGAAGATCCATCAATAAATTTCCCAGCACATAGCTGGAGTAGGCATCTAGTATGACGGCAAATGAAGTGACCATACATAGATTGAATTTcctaaatgcaattttctcaAAAAACGCATTCTTTCCGAGTCGAAGACGGACGCAAACGCGGGCAATAAGCCGAGCTGGCGTAAAGTTAATATCATGTGAGCTCGAAAATTCCTCCATGATCTGGACATAGAACCCTATGTTGTACATCTACGAGGTGGTTTTATGACGACATTTAGTTTTGTTATGTTAGTTACATGATGAATGTTTTCCTTACCAAATTATCAATCACAAAGCCTTGATTATCATCCCTAACAAAAGCGGCCAAGAGGCATACATGACCGATTAGTGTAATTGTGTTTTCATCCCCTTTAAAGGACACAAATGGTGCATTTTCGTGGATTTTCAGCCAAGCAGCTAGCATCCGAAGCGCCAGCTGTTTTACAGCCTCAAAGTTGCCGGCGTTAAAGAGCTGGATTAGTCGCAGCAGGGCCAGAGATACCCCTTCCTGCATGAGGAAAGCAACATCTAAgaaataaggcaatgattagATGAATCCTTGACGAAAATTAGTAATGGCTTACCTTCTCCTGATGCCGCTTGAACTTTGTGTTCGATGCCGTGTTGTTTATTCAGCTCCAGGTTAAGAAATAGCTGATGCAGGTAGGGCAGGCTCCAGGGCTTCGTCTGGAACTGCAGAACGTACGACCAGTTGATATTGGCCAGTTCACCAATCTGATGGAATGCCGGCATTGCTTTGGTGAGGGTGTAGAGCAAAAGCTGCTTGAGGCCTTCGGAGCAGGTCTTCCACTCTTGGCTAAACCACATCAGCAGCGAGTGGTAGACCAAAACCCTGACCATGTGACGCAGCGCTGGGTCCTTTAGCGACTCGGAATCCCTGGTAGGCAGGTGGCACACCTCCCATCCGTAGAGTAACTGCGACAACCGGTCATCGCCCATTAGCTCAAACACATCCAAAGCGCTGTGCTTATTGCAGAATACAAACATTTTCTATAAAACCAAGATTTAAGCAATGAAAACGTGTGCATAAGGATTTATGTACAAAGCAAGTCCTTACCGCCGAAAACTCGTCGTACTCTAGTTTCCTCGCACAATCCAGAAACTTTTGTTCATCGTGCACATCCTGAGAAAATATTATATCCATTTTGCAGCACTTAATTCATGGCAATGCTATGTCAAGtcgatttccttttttttgccggtttcgatttattttaatttagcttGAAAGTTGCAACGAACAACAGCTGAACCCGATTACTGTAAATCGATGTTAATCGAAAGGGGCAACGCTGTCTACACGAGGTTCATATACTCGCTAAACTGTAAGGCTAGGCGTATTTGCTAAATGTGGAAGGTGCATTCGCTAAGGCCATTGTTGCCAACTGAAATTTTATTATGCAGgcaaaagtaatttaaaaatttatttgaaagaAACAAGAATACAAAACACTTACTATAGACCAGAAGGGTATACGAGATTCGTTGgtaattacatatatatgtaacaagtagaaggaagcgtttccgaccacataaaagtatatatattcttgatcacgATCAatagcgtttccgaccatataaaagtatatatattcttgatcaggaccAATAGCCGAGTCAATCTGGACGTGTCCGTCCGCATGAAAGTCGAGATCTCAAGAActgtttgttgacccatgttgccgcgcccacaaaccgcccaaaacggGCATGCCCtcacttttaaaaaaaagttttgaattttttcatatttttattagtctctTAAATTTCTATCCATTTGCCAAACAACTCTTttcgggtatctgatagtcggggaattCGACTATAGCATGCTCTCTTGTtgtcatttttgttttgtttttaatttggcaaaaaaaaaaccataaaaaagtCGTATGCGATTTAGTTTTAGACTACAGTATACAGTACACATCATACATAATTACGTTTATTGCATTCACTTACATAATTGGCATTCCACATTCATTTTACATATacggatatatgtatatggatcacacatatgtatatgtatatactattCATCATATGCCGATAGTTGCGACCCCAACAATCATCAAATTGCAACTAACTAGAAAAGGCAGGTaaggaaattaaatcaaatttaacaCTTCGACTGATGGTACTTTCGATTATGGGGCAACGTAAATGCGTAATCTTGTGACTTCGATTATCTGTATCTTTATGGGTAGGTAACTTCATCTTTATCTAGTTGGAGACAATCCAGAAATGCTTACTTTAAGGTCGAGTGTCGGGAGGCGAGACGGGATCGAATCAATCAGTGTATTTAGTTAACGACCGAACTCGCGCTTTCTCCTTCTGTGCTATGCAACTTCCTCGTTATATTTcctctgtctctgtctctgtcttAACACACACACGATTTTAGTAGCTGCTACTAGCAGACTTGGCCTAGTTAATACTTAATGTGAAATACTCGCTGGAAATGAAACATTTTGCGTTTACAAAAATATCGCCGCACTCGAGGTGCTttgaatttatatatgtatatatatatagttatatatgcGTATTCATTAAAGAAAAGGGCTTTTGGGTTTGAATTTTAGACgtaattataaacaattaaacACACTAATGCAGGGTTACACAATTTAGGCGACTATCGAATTAAAGTTTTCGCGCTCAAAGaaatattacattatattGTACGGGGATAACGACCAGTGACGACATGTCTGCGATTATAGATAATCTAAGGGCAAGTGGACCAATCCTGCTCAACAGACACGCCCACTCGcacaggcacacacaaaaaaaaaaacatatatagaCGGATATATCACGTAAATCTGAAAGGTTTAAACCTATAGAAAATAGAGAAAAGAAATCTATCACTTTTTTATCCTATTTCTTGCGgtccgcacacacacacacactgattTCGCATCCATCCGCCTCTAGTGACTGATCTTTTGCAGCTTTTGCAATACTTTGAGACCCTGTTCCTGATACTCCTGCTTGGACATCCAGAAGCCGTCGCGATCCTTTGTCACCTCCGCCAGAACAGCTCCGCCGATAAAGACCATATCCTTGCGTCGCGGTGGATCCTCAATGCGTATTTTGAATTTCTGCAATGTAATCGTTCAATTTGTTAAACACGATGTGCATTGATTAGCTTTACTTGACAACTTACCGCCAGCTTTTCCGTATCGTTCTTGAGTACCCGCTCCAGGTACAGCTGTTTGATCTCACGCTCCAGCCGACTGGGAAGACCCGGATACATGGTGGAGCCGCCGGACAGAACTATGTGCTTGTAGAGTTCGGGCCGTATGTCGATGTCTGCCGCCTGGATGGTGTTGAAGGCCAGTTCCGCAATGCCCGGTCCCTCGACGTTGATCAAATGCGGCTGGAACAGAGCCTCTGGCGCCTCAAATCTCTCGCCACCGACCTTGATAACACGACCGTCGGGTAGCGTGTACGATTCCACCAGCACCGTCGTCTCCAGGGCCAAACGCTGCTCCATCTCGATGTCGTAGCCAATGTAGCAGAGCTTCTCCTTCATTATGCGAACCGTTTCGAAGTCGGCGGAATGATTGAAAGCGTAGCCACGTAGTAACAGTAACTAATGATCATAGATAGATGCGAAAGTATAAGTCACAGTTTGGCTATATGTAATTGTAAGGCAAAGCAACCTTAATCAAATAGCGAGTGATATCCCGACCGGCAATGTCCAATCGTCGCGTCAGATGGGGCAGGGCAAACTCCTCGTAGACGGGACATATATGCGTTACACCATCGCCCGAATCGATCACCACGCCAGAGATCAGACCCTGGGCATATAGCGTCAGCACGGCCTGGATGGCAATGTACGCCGAATCGAAGCCATATTTCTCGAACATCACCTGTgaacacaaacacaacaatGTTAGTTTGAAGTgggattttaaaatatggtaTGACCTCACCTCAATCATCTTCTCGCGATTCTTTGTGGGATTCATGGGCGGCTCGGTTAGCAGGATTTTTGTGTTCGTCGGATCGATGTCCATCTTTTTGGGACCGAACGTGTAGTCCCACACGTGGCACATGTCGTCCCAGTTGCGCACCACACCGTTCTCCATCGGATAGGAGACCTCCAGCAGGGATCGCAGCTGTGAGGCCTCATCGCCGACCATCAGATCCTGTAAATTCGTTCGTCAGAGGACGCAGCGTTAGTGTCCGTGGCTTGGTCAATGGATAGCCATTGGGATTCGGATTGGTTTGGACTGTTTGGTTGGTTGGATGGTTGATTGGTTGGGTATTTGCTTAGAGGCTGGGATGGTTAGTCATTAGTGTGGGAGACATACACAGGTGTTAGGCACAATAACAGCGAGCACACTACAAGAATGCAACTAAACTCGTCTAAACAATCAACGATTAACAAGAGGCAGCAGTGAGTGTGAGTAGTTGCGGAAAAGGACTTGCCTTTCCGGAACACTGGCAAACACAGGGACGTGCAAAACAAACGGGGGATTAAAATAGGGCTAAGCAGACACAGGACATCATGCAGACGAGAACACATAACAATTTCAAATCAGCAAATCACAATTAAAACGAGAAGCAACTGAATTTGGTTGCCTTAAGATATGtacaaaaaaaaccaaaggGTGTAAGCTAGGAAACAAATGGTATGAAAACATAGGAGTAAAacttaaataacaaaaattatatttacgtAAATTTGTCGTTAAATTGAACAGATTCGATTGGAATTCGGTTTTAAACACGCCTCAGATTTATCCGATATGAGAATTAAtagatttgtttttttttttaatttttttttttcgattgtgGATTTTGTCGATTTTGTGGATGGAGTACAATTATAGATGATGGCCAAAAGGAAGCAACAAGATAGTTGGACGGGGCCGGAATATAGTTGGGAAAATATTCAAGGCAAACAACTagtgaaaaatgtgaacaGTTAACAGttaagttaattaattaattaaatccTAAGTGCGCAGCTTGAACTTCAAAAAAATTTCGCAATATTTTGCCAAGCGTGtgttattttggtttttggtatTTTCGTATTGTGTCAATCgtatacaaatttttattattttatgtttacttGGTGATTAGATTTCTGGTAGTGGTAGTttggattttggttttttttttaactatacAAACTTGACTTACATCGACATGTAAATCCTGcaaaacatttgtttttaaaaatatatgtgaaaaaaagaacagaaaaatgtataagaatattaaaaaagaacagaaagattacaattttaaaaatatttattttctgtatcgtttttttttttattgctattcAAGATGTGTTCTTAATGATTCTTAATTTGATGTTTCTTCTGTCTAAAGTAAAGAACTTCTAAGTAAGATCTATATATCGAAAATCAAGTgatgcactcaaaaaaaaaaaaagcttaatGTCTGCGGGGTTCAGCCTCCATATCCACAGTTTATTAAGCTATGCCTAAACCTTGGTTAAAATCAGATATCCACGGACCAACTTTTAGCATGATATATTTAccataatatatatttatatattttgtatgcaTGTGTATAATAATATGAGGGCCCACACACCGAGACCAATGCAACTCAagcaaaaatgcaatattGGGATAAGTGACCCCCAGAAGTGATGAAATCAAGATGGTAAATGAAACGATATGCGAATGGGGTAGAtcgaaaacaaattatatagAAGTAAGTAGATATGCGACACTAATAGACAGAATAGAAAATAGAGCAATTCCACTCCAAAATCAGATGGGTTAGGGGTGAAAAAATATGGTGGGTAATTTGGTGGATAGTGAACTTCTATGCGCTAAATGTATTTCTTGCCGTTTAACTAGTCATGGAGTAGTtacatcgaaaaaaaaaatgatataaTATATGGATATTCGTGTATTTGATGGCCTGTGCACAATTGAATTTGTGTAGTGTATATGGTTGTACTATCTCATcatattgttaattaattttagaTACTTTAATTGGTAAGTACGATGGATCATACCTTGACTTCGATATCGCCGATTTTGTTGACCGCCCGAATCATGGGTCGTCCCACCATCGAGGGAAAAATGTGGGTGGGGAAATTGCTGCCGGCATATCCGCACTTAACGAACTGAAAAATAAATGGAGATgtcataaatacatatatttatattatggTGTATGTGGAAAcacattaaaataatatgaCAGCcgacatatgtacatatattattatttgagtTAAGCCCTAACACGTAATATgataatttaaaatgcttttgtaTCAACAGGTACTTAAAAATTgcacataataataataaataattatttttaatcattttgtttaaGACCAGCTATATCATTTTTCCCGGTGCAGC
The DNA window shown above is from Drosophila melanogaster chromosome X and carries:
- the CG9902 gene encoding uncharacterized protein, isoform B, whose product is MDIIFSQDVHDEQKFLDCARKLEYDEFSAKMFVFCNKHSALDVFELMGDDRLSQLLYGWEVCHLPTRDSESLKDPALRHMVRVLVYHSLLMWFSQEWKTCSEGLKQLLLYTLTKAMPAFHQIGELANINWSYVLQFQTKPWSLPYLHQLFLNLELNKQHGIEHKVQAASGEDVAFLMQEGVSLALLRLIQLFNAGNFEAVKQLALRMLAAWLKIHENAPFVSFKGDENTITLIGHVCLLAAFVRDDNQGFVIDNLMYNIGFYVQIMEEFSSSHDINFTPARLIARVCVRLRLGKNAFFEKIAFRKFNLCMVTSFAVILDAYSSYVLGNLLMDLQSLNEHDFLEHLPQFKKLMDRYVEERESSERFLLNELKKMEQQRNSCIEPHLVNLILNYKQQICKGNRASNISNYKNSDDDEKIQPEVGEEQDRQVDPVFQNVPNNEEVLSFVYKLLAERNFSGWRFAKIALLLKIIGQQINALEMWRYHPGLTVDFMLDLEQKMSANYADLAKLFSDHGFMEAEFWLTAFYLHPTSSNYNEVKRCSWIMKNRQEEGGLPAPAIGNVKYELLSSTIDVHQIMTITNHEDPVSDYDPINESLKALRLPSNMTKDLLTVVFQPRHKQYSWALDWQTLDERCSALLKSQDLKRKFVSLNMAESCDDLKYLQIDYAKYRDRPQLDYGTIEEGYENETNLSNAAGKAESTPAVHDKAEKAKELKMRRHAKRKCWYEVSEDEEEAASSDSEPSYTGNGRRTQIRAAAIASKANGRRTGIRAAAIAANIKLSEMSFPETSNRRFSTQPVVKEQPKIAVQPKKQKTVLFSKEEDEVSSSDSEPCYTGNGRRTQMRAAAIAAKAKLSEISSPETSNKHFSTRSIVNEQPRIAVQSRKQKAVMFSKDGDETSSSDSEHCYTRNGHLNRIRAAAIAAKANLPELDRKVSGGRRSIFPEASGNHFVTQPVVAEQPKIAVQPQNQQKRTIAELMKSRPMFTNETKGFKPIADIWSFSKEELENVVSGPNDMIECSSIIAKMKLLKDLKMAKSAKAAGQPCSQLVRTGSETESVNSETSTMATHEFNEKGTTVGSPGEGKEQKTPSPTANSELSTETEVLKPTDETEAHMIHDALKTTNVPQKTLDLQFLSKKHIRTG
- the Arp2 gene encoding Actin-related protein 2, isoform B, with the translated sequence MDSKGRNVIVCDNGTGFVKCGYAGSNFPTHIFPSMVGRPMIRAVNKIGDIEVKDLMVGDEASQLRSLLEVSYPMENGVVRNWDDMCHVWDYTFGPKKMDIDPTNTKILLTEPPMNPTKNREKMIEVMFEKYGFDSAYIAIQAVLTLYAQGLISGVVIDSGDGVTHICPVYEEFALPHLTRRLDIAGRDITRYLIKLLLLRGYAFNHSADFETVRIMKEKLCYIGYDIEMEQRLALETTVLVESYTLPDGRVIKVGGERFEAPEALFQPHLINVEGPGIAELAFNTIQAADIDIRPELYKHIVLSGGSTMYPGLPSRLEREIKQLYLERVLKNDTEKLAKFKIRIEDPPRRKDMVFIGGAVLAEVTKDRDGFWMSKQEYQEQGLKVLQKLQKISH
- the Arp2 gene encoding Actin-related protein 2, isoform C; this encodes MDSKGRNVIVCDNGTGFVKCGYAGSNFPTHIFPSMVGRPMIRAVNKIGDIEVKDLHVDDLMVGDEASQLRSLLEVSYPMENGVVRNWDDMCHVWDYTFGPKKMDIDPTNTKILLTEPPMNPTKNREKMIEVMFEKYGFDSAYIAIQAVLTLYAQGLISGVVIDSGDGVTHICPVYEEFALPHLTRRLDIAGRDITRYLIKLLLLRGYAFNHSADFETVRIMKEKLCYIGYDIEMEQRLALETTVLVESYTLPDGRVIKVGGERFEAPEALFQPHLINVEGPGIAELAFNTIQAADIDIRPELYKHIVLSGGSTMYPGLPSRLEREIKQLYLERVLKNDTEKLAKFKIRIEDPPRRKDMVFIGGAVLAEVTKDRDGFWMSKQEYQEQGLKVLQKLQKISH